The genome window CCCGTAGAAGACGAAGTCGTCACCGAAAAAGTCGAACTTAAGAGACGGCAAATAAAGGACGGCGAGCAATCCAAGTATCAAGAACCACAACCAGACGTGGCGAAACCTGAGCGCCTTTGTTTTGCCCAAATCGCCAAGACCTCCTTATTTGATCAAGTGACCCACCGGCGCCACTTGCGGAGCGCACTAGCGAGCAATGATAGTAACTGCCGATTCCGAGTCAAGGGCAGAGCTGGGGAGGAGTTTTCGTAATCGTGCCCGGGCCTGCTCAACTGACGGCGTTCTTCCGGCATCCCCGCAAGGGGATGAACGTGAGTAGCGGTAGGTGCAACCTACGGGTCAGGGTTAGAGGAGGAAAGGAAAACAGCCCTGAAAGGGCTGAACATAACCCTGTGGACGGGCTGTTCGACCCATTCGGGCTCGCGAGCATACCGACGTGAACGGATTCCGTAGGTCCCACCTACGGCTACTATTGTGGCCCCCCTTCGGGGAACCGAAACACACCATCACGTCAATCCTAATTCCACTTTTGCTCTTGACCAAAACCAAGAACCACAGCCAACAACACAACACTCCTTAATCAAAAAATACGAAAAGTCCTGCAGAGCTGGGCCGAAGGATCAGATTGAGCCAAGCCACTGCACTCCAAAGCACCCGCTGGGTGCAACTCACAAACCGACCAGAACCACCACGATCGCCCATTAGAATGGCTGAATAGCCTGCATACGGAACGTCCATGACTTCCAATCTTATTTCGATTGGCCGCCTCGGTCTTGACAGCGATTGACGGGGAGTGATATAGAGGTCATTTGGTTAGATTGGTCACGTCTGATGTGTTCTTGCCAACGTATCGAGGGAAAGGGTTGAATTTCTTATTAGGGATTGTCGGAACCTGTCGGGGACCAGTCCGGACTTTCTTACTTGCTCTCGTTCTCGCTAGCATGGCCGGGGGGTTGGGCTTTGCGACCCCGTCGTCCGATCTGGCGCCAGGGCCTCCTGTGAATCCCCAGGTCCGGGACAGGCCCAACGATGCTGGCTCGGCCATCGAGATTACTTGGGATGCGTCCTTCGATGACACAGACGGCCGGGGAATCGTCAGCTCCTATTCCATTTTTTGCTCTACCGAGGCTATGAGTGGTTTCGTGTGCATCGGCACGGTCGGTTCAGGCCGAAAGAGCTACAAATACGTTGACTACAAGGTTGAGGACGGCCGGCGGTACTTCTATAAGCTCGTCGCGCAGACCGGCAACGGGGCCTTCTCAGGCGCAGACGTGTTGGGCCCCGTTATGTCGTCTGCGCAGTGGTTTTACTCGAACCGCCTGACCATGTTGGTTGCGCTGATCATTGTCTCGGCCTCGGTCCTGGTCTTCATATCGAGGGCTCGTTCGGGCAAGGAGCTCTATATTAGGCCGATAGCCGGGCTTCAGGCGGTTGACGAGGCGGTAGGCCGTGCGACCGAGATGGGCCGGCCAGTCCTATACATACCCGGCATCATGGACATGGACGACGTCCAGACGATAGCCGGTGTGGCGATTCTTGGTCGGGTGGCCAGAAAGACAGCGGAATACGAGACCCCGCTTTCCGTCCCAGTGTCGCGCTCTGTGGTGATGTCAGCCGCACAGGAGACCGTAAAGGAGGCCTACTGGGACATGGGCAAACTAGAGGCCTACCATCCCGACATGGTCCGTTACATAACAGATGACCAGTTCGGCTTTGCAGCAGGCGTCGATGGCATCATGCTTCGCGAGAAGCCGGCCACCATCTTCTTTCTGGGCGCGTTCTACGCGGAGTCCTTGATACTTGCCGAGACAGGCCACTCCATTGGCGCGATACAGATAGCCGGGACGGCGATGACTTCGCAGCTGCCCTTCTTCGTAACGGCGTGTGATTACACCCTAATCGGTGAGGAGCTGTTTGCGGCCGGGGCCTATTTGACGGAGGACCCGCGGCTTATGGGCAGCCTGAAGGGCCAGGACGTCGTCAAGGGGCTTGCCATAGCGTTCATCATTGTGGGCTCGATTCTCGAGTTGTCGGGCATTCACTGGCTGACAAAACTTCTGGTAGTCAACTGAGAGAGGCCGGTTCATGAGGCGAGAGATACCACTGATCATCACGTTCATTTGCGGCGCTACGATGGTGGTTCAGTTCTTCATTCCGCATGACCCGTTCGACGGTATGAAGGCCTATTTCCAGAATTCATATATGGTCATAGCTGGGTTTGCGATGATTCTGGGCATCTGCAACCTAACGATGCTGCACCTCAAGAAAGTCCGGGACAAGAGGCCCAAATGGGGTTACAGCATCGTGCTCATGGCCGGTCTGGTCGGCATTGCGGTCCCTGGGTTTTTCTTTGGAGGGATCGAGGAGAAGACTCTGTTTGATTTCATTTTCCAGAACGCCCTTGTCCCTATGCAATCGACGATGTTCGCTTTATTGGCGTTTTTCGTCGCCTCGGCCTCGTATCGCGCGTTTCGTGCGAGAACAGTTGATGCCGCCCTTCTTCTTGTGGCCGGTTTTCTTGTGATGCTCGGTCGGGTGCCGCTCGGGGATAGCCTGACTTGGTTCATGCCTGAGGGTTTCAGGATGTCGGACCTCGCCAACTGGATCATGGCGGTTCCGAATACGGCTGGCCAGCGGGCGATCATGATGGGTGCGGCCTTGGGCATTGTCGCTACTTCTTTGAGGGTGATTCTGGGAATAGAAAGGAGCTATCTCGGCGGTGGATAGTGTGCCAACGAAGCCCCGGCGCTCTCTGGTCGATAGGCTCAAAGATATCGATCGCCGGGTGATCTTCGTCTTCATAGCGGTTGCGGTGATCATCCCTATGGTCTGGCCGATTGGACTGTCTTTGAAGGCCAGCCCGCCTTCGAGGGCGCTGTTCCGCGAGGTTGAAAGCCTGCCGCGAGGCTCGGTTGTGCTGATGGCGTTCGATTACGACCCGGCGACAGAGATCGAGCTCGGCCCGATGTGCCTGGCTTTTCTTAAGCAGTGTTTCCGCAAAGGTCTGAAAGTAGTTGGACTTGCGCTTTGGCCGCAAGGAGCCCAGCTTGCGCGGGCCTCGTTCTCGGAGGCCGCCAAGGGGTACAACGTGAGATATGGCGTGGATTACGTGAATCTCGGGTTCAAGGCCGGTGGGATCGTCGTGATCGACTCTCTGGGCAAGGACTTTAGGGAGAGCTTCCCCGTCGATGTAGATGGCAGGCCTCTTTCCGATCTGCCGCTGATGAAGAAGGTCAAAAACTTCGCCGACATCGATTTCGTTATGGCCCTTTCTGCCGGGGACCCCGGGCTCCCGTTCTGGATAATGATTGCTCAGGGCCGCTTTGGGAGAAAAGTTGGTGGGGGCTGCACCGCTGTCTCAGCGCCCATGCTCTATCCGTATTTCCCGAACCAGCTTGTTGGCCTGTTGGGAGGCATGAAGGGCGCAGCCGAATACGAGCTCTTAGTTGGGGAGAAGGGCCCTGCAACTAGAGGTATGGATGCGCAGTCGATTGCGCACGCCGCGATCGTGTTCTTTATTATTATTGGTAACGTGTTCTTCTTTATCAGCAAGCGCAAACAGAAGCTTATGGGGGCCAGAGCTTGACCCTCGAGACGTTTGACACGACGTTCGGCCTTTGGATAGGCGCTCTGCTTACGCTGTGCATTTTCAGCTTTTTATACAAGGACAACCCCTTCTACAGGTTCGCTGAGCACCTCTTCGTGGGTGTCTCGGCCGGCTATTGGCTCGTCTATAATTATTGGAATATCGTCAAGCCGAACCTGATCGATCCGCTGGCGGCAAGGCGGTGGCAATACCTGCTTCCGTTGGCGCTCGGCATATTCATGCTCACCAGGCTGTGTCCGAAGATCGGGTGGCTCTCTAGATGGCCGATTGCGTTCATGATCGGCTCCGGGTCCGGCCTGATGGTCATCACCTATTTACAGTCGAACTTCCTGGAGCAGATAAAATCAACACTGGTTCCGCTTGACCCGAGTGGACAGCCCTGGTATGTTCTCGCCAACAATCTGATCCTTCTAGTAGGTGTTGTATCTGGACTTGTTTATTTCTTCTTCTCAAAGGCTCATACGGGTGTTACTGGTGGCGTTGCTCGGATCGGTATCGTGTTTCTCATGGTGTCCTTTGGCGCCTCGTTTGGATACACGGTCATGGCGCGTATTTCTCTGCTGATCGGAAGGTTGTATTTCTTGCTACATAAGTGCGCAGGTTTCATATAAGGTGCGGATGTTGACAAGGGCTTCGGTGTCATTTGCCGGCAGGCGATTGCTGCACCTCTCGATGTGTGTGCTGGCCGGGTCACTGGTCTTATGTTGCCAAGCGCTCTGTCAGTCGCCCCCGTCGGACACACCTCCCTTCCCAGCTACGAATCTTGTCGCCAAGGACACGCCGGATGATGACGGTGGTTCGATCACCCTCTCCTGGACACTTTCGGCCGACGATAGCGGTGGCAAAAACGACGTCATAGGATACGAGGTCCGGCGCTCAAAGGACCCCAATGGCCCGTTTGAGACGGTGAAGTCGGTGTCAAAAGGCACTTCCGGGGTCACGGACGAAAGCAAAGTCGAGAACGACGCAGGTTATTACTATCAGGTTGTAACGAAGGACGTTGGGAGCGAGACTCCCTCCACTGTCTTTGGGCCGATTCAGGCGGGAGTTCAGTGGTTCAACCTCGGGCGATTGAACACTCTGATCGTCACGCTCATTTATATAACACTGCTGCTCTATTTCATCGTTCAGGCCAAGAAAGGCGCGAAGCTCTTCATTCGTAGGATTGCCGGCCTCGATGCACTCGAGGAGGCGGTTGGCCGAGCGACGGAGATGGGCAAGCCTATTCTCTACGTGCCGGGCATTAGCACCATCAGTGACGTCGCGACGATAGCGTCGCTCAACATCCTGTCGGGAGTGGCCAGGACTGTCGCGGAATACGACACGAGAATAATCGTGCCGAACTACGACCCGATTGTTATGACTGTGGCTCAGGAGGTTGTTAGGGAGGGATTCCTGGCGGCAGGTAAGCCGGAAGCCTACAACGAGCAGGACGTGTTCTACGTCACCTCGAGCCAGTTTCCCTTTGTCGCTGCGGTTGACGGGATCATGGTCCGTGAGAGGCCCGCAACGAATCTCTTTATTGGGATGTTCTTTGCCGAGTCGCTAATTCTTGCCGAGACAGGCGCATCGACCGGAGCGATCCAGATAGCCGGCACCGACGCAGTCGCGCAGCTCCCGTTCTTCATAGCCGCGTGCGATTACACCCTCATCGGCGAGGAGCTCTACGCGGCGAGCGCATATCTCAGCCGAGCTCCACTTCTTCTGGGCAGTTTGAAGGGTCAGGACTGGATGAAGATGTTTCTCATCGGCTGTATATTGATAGGCCTAATTACCTTGAATGCCGGATATGATGGGTTCAAGAGTTTGTTTGATATTCCTTTAACGATCTTTAGATAAGGTGCCCAGCTCGTTATGGTGTCAGTCGGGATGAATACCACGAGAGTCAACAGATGAGAAGGCAGGTCCCGCTCTTAATCTGCTTTGTCGCCGGAATCGTGATGCTGGCTCAGAGCTTTATTCCGCCGCTGACCTGGTTCTATACTAATGCCCTTGCCTGGGCGAGAATCATTGCGTGCATTGCGCTGTTTATTGGGCTGATAAGCCTTGTTCGGCTGCACACAACGAAGATCAAGCGAAAGTCCGCCAATTGGCAATTCAGCATGATAACCCTGTGTGCTTTGGGCTACATGATGCTTGCGGGCCTTCTGACTCGCTACGGTTTTTTCATCTGGCTGCACGGCAAATGTGTCTCAGGTTCGACAGGCGACGGGTTTGTTACCGTGCTCGAGAACGCTTTCAACTTCCAGGACATCTTCCTGAACGTTCAGATACCGATTCAGGCCACCATGTTCTCGCTGCTCGCATTCTACATCGCCTCGGCAGCGTTTCGCGCGTTCAGGGCCAGAACCCTTGAGGCGACGCTTCTTCTGATTGCGGCCACAATCGTGATGCTGGGCCGGGTGCCCATAGGCCAGATGATTCCGGGGATATCGGAGATCACGACGTGGATTCTCGACGTGCCGAACACGGCCGCAAAGCGCGGGATCATGATCGGTGTTGGCTTGGGCATGACCTCAACGGCCCTGAAGATCATGCTGGGGATTGAGCGCACTTATTTGGGCATGAAAGACTGAGAGAAGGTTGATTTCATGAGCTTCTGGCGTTTCTTACTCAGGATGGATAGACGAATAGTCTTCATTCTGGTTGCGCTGGCTGTGATCGCGCCGCTAATAGCGCCGCTCAATCTTCCGATCAGCGTTAGTAAGCCAGTAAGGAATCTTCATCGGGCAGTAGACCAGGTCCCGGCCGGGGGCCGACCGATTCTCGTCTCTGTTGATTATGATCCATCCACCGTGCCTGAGCTTCGACCTATGACACTTGCGGTTCTGAGGCATTGCTTGAAAAGAGGCGTGCCGGTGATCGTGTTGAATCTTTACCCAACGGGATCAGGCCTCGCCAGAGACGCAGTCGAGACCGTTGGGAAGGAGTTCCCTGGCTCGTCATACGGCAAGGATTACGTGTACATGGGCTATAAGCCGGGAGTAACTTTGGTGATGATGGGAATCGGA of bacterium contains these proteins:
- a CDS encoding fibronectin type III domain-containing protein, which gives rise to MNFLLGIVGTCRGPVRTFLLALVLASMAGGLGFATPSSDLAPGPPVNPQVRDRPNDAGSAIEITWDASFDDTDGRGIVSSYSIFCSTEAMSGFVCIGTVGSGRKSYKYVDYKVEDGRRYFYKLVAQTGNGAFSGADVLGPVMSSAQWFYSNRLTMLVALIIVSASVLVFISRARSGKELYIRPIAGLQAVDEAVGRATEMGRPVLYIPGIMDMDDVQTIAGVAILGRVARKTAEYETPLSVPVSRSVVMSAAQETVKEAYWDMGKLEAYHPDMVRYITDDQFGFAAGVDGIMLREKPATIFFLGAFYAESLILAETGHSIGAIQIAGTAMTSQLPFFVTACDYTLIGEELFAAGAYLTEDPRLMGSLKGQDVVKGLAIAFIIVGSILELSGIHWLTKLLVVN
- a CDS encoding fibronectin type III domain-containing protein, yielding MLTRASVSFAGRRLLHLSMCVLAGSLVLCCQALCQSPPSDTPPFPATNLVAKDTPDDDGGSITLSWTLSADDSGGKNDVIGYEVRRSKDPNGPFETVKSVSKGTSGVTDESKVENDAGYYYQVVTKDVGSETPSTVFGPIQAGVQWFNLGRLNTLIVTLIYITLLLYFIVQAKKGAKLFIRRIAGLDALEEAVGRATEMGKPILYVPGISTISDVATIASLNILSGVARTVAEYDTRIIVPNYDPIVMTVAQEVVREGFLAAGKPEAYNEQDVFYVTSSQFPFVAAVDGIMVRERPATNLFIGMFFAESLILAETGASTGAIQIAGTDAVAQLPFFIAACDYTLIGEELYAASAYLSRAPLLLGSLKGQDWMKMFLIGCILIGLITLNAGYDGFKSLFDIPLTIFR